The Tachysurus fulvidraco isolate hzauxx_2018 chromosome 19, HZAU_PFXX_2.0, whole genome shotgun sequence genomic sequence TAAGTTGAAGAGGTTTTTAAAATTAAagctatgtaaaaaaaaaatcctgtaatAGGAAAACTTTGTTTTTATAGTTCGAATTTTACTCATTAGGGTTTAGAGTAGTATGTAAGTATGTGATTTGagactagggctgggcgataaaacgataacgatatgtatcgcgataaacacgtgatcgatatcaataaaaaatgtgttcgattaAACATTCTTCGttgaaagaaaacagaggttgcgaagcaagtttggttgcattaacaaaggcactcactctctggtaacctagcaacataCAGTGACATgccaacagccaatcatgtaacagtatcaagtttggttgcaCCATATCGTTGTCTggtgctggtctgctggattcctcttcggtaaccggcgactgatcaGCAAAAAATGAGCACCggagcgagcgaggaaattgtaaataaaagagaaaaagtcgtctcgccagtatggcagttttttgggtattataagtctgaccgtagtcacaccaatgtcgtctgcaaattatgcaagaccgtttctctatgtttatatttaacactttgcactattttattacactttattaagcatttcttacattttctttaattttgcaccttaaatgttaagagataatagttgtcatgttgacattatttataattatttgaagtttcctggttgttgacatttctgtcttaataactgaggggattctgatcagaggaaggttaagtttaaaataaaaatgtttaaatgtaatagatttttctcctggtccttattttaaatgggtcataaaaaatatcaataattatcaatATCGACCGACATGaagcactgatatcgtgatacagttttcagccgtatcgcccagccctatctGAGACATAACCTTAGTTCGTTTAAATGACGTTCAAAATGGCCACGGGATCCATGTGGCGGCCATCTTGTGTGCAGCGGTTCTAAATCATTCTTTAGACCACATAACATGTATAGTGTTGATGGAGTAGTGGAAAGGCTGAAAACACTACACCGAATGACCAGCATAAACGTCTGTTATCGGTATAAAAGCAGTCCCTTATTCCAGCGGATATGACAAATAAATCTGTTCACCGCAGGCGTGTTTAAGTGCAACCAGCTAAATGTTACACACCAGGTGTAAACAGATACGTGATCAGATCGACGTTAATACAAGGTGAGGTTGTTTCTTGATATTACGGAACTTGAGATTTTTGTAGCAGCACGGTGAAAAGTATCAAAACATCTGAAATACCAAGTAAGCAATTTAATCGTTTACGACAGCCTGTTTATCTGTATTAACGTGACTTCATGTCCCTTGTGTCATTAGTTAAATTCTCCTGACGCCCGAGTCAGTTGGAGTAGAGTCCAGTATGAAAAGCTCAACAGCTTGAACCCAACTCCTTGTCTTTTGCTGCACAAAAAGTAAACGTTTTCGAATGTTCGCCGGTCTTCCACTTAGCGTGACTCGTCAGAGCCGTCGCGGCATCGACACTCGGCGCGCCGAGCCAACAACAGCTGTCGAACATCCAGAAGGATTTGTCCTGTTAGTGTGTATAATGCGAGGGAATGTTTTTAGTGGCTTTGTGTTGAGGGAGGTGAACTTGGCATAACCAAGAATATTTGAACTCTTAATAACCTTTTTGTTGCTTTGTGTCAGTTTGTTTACAACTCACAGTTGCTCAGGAACCATCTACTGCTCTAAATATACATGAGTAGTGTGGATCCTGTGGCTTCAGGCCAGCCAGCTAGAGCAGACATGCAGGCTGAAGTGTTTTCCTTCTCCCTGGGGGCATGCAAGGATCGTAGAATTTCATCCTCTCTGCTGCAAAATTGCCGTTCCGAGGTCCCAGCGGCAAAATGTTGCACGTCGCAGTGACAGCACGAGAATAAAGAGCAAGAGCTTGTCTTTTATCTACCATCAACTGATTTAGCTTTCAGCATGTCTGCCTATTCGAGCAGCAGCAGCGTTCATGCGTCACTGACCTGCCAGGATGCCCATCGTGAACAGTTCTTAACCCATACAGTAAACTAACCAGACTTCAGCTTACTTTAAAGTTGCATTAGGCAAggttagggttttttttttttaattttaggaTTAAGTCCGTATCAAACGACCATTCTGTACATCACGACACTCCAACTCTACAGTGTTACATGTTTGTAAAATGACTGACAGCAGGAGCTTCATCCTATTGCGCAACAAGTGTTTCAGACCAGAAGTCTGTTTTCCAAACTGGTTTTCTCAGAGAcattagcctttttttttttttgctaaggtCATAACCTAATTCTCTGttactttttattatatctGTGTTCCATCTTGTATgtaacaaatgacaaaaatggtCTATTGTGCCTTTTGAGATTACAGCAACGTAACTGTTCACCCTTTAGTGTGCTGCTCAGGGACGGAATATCACTCGATCACTACGAACTTTTTACAACTAATCACAGCTCTGctaagaaacaaaacaataactCCATCCAGATTGTCAGTACGACACACAAATTcctatatacagtggtgtgaaagtgttttttttttgcacgtttgtcaaactttaatgtttcaggtCATCggaaaatttaaatattagtcaaagataacacaagttaACAAAACATGCAgtatgatcactaatccccacagacacactccgacATCagtgttaaaacataacttaaGTGTGGTTAAATACACCTGAGTgtaatttctctagccacacccaggcctgattactgccacacctgttcactaTCAAGTAATTACTTacataagacctgactgacaaagtgaagtagaccagaagatcctcaaaagctacacatcatgcagaGATGCAGAGAAATTCAGTaacaagtgagagagaaagtaattgagatctatcagtctggaaaaggttataaagtcgtttctaaagctttgggactccagtgaaccacagtgagagccgttatacacaaatggtgaaaacatggaacagcgGTGAACCTTTTCAGGAGTCGTCGGCCGACCAgaattaccccaagagcgcagCGACGACTagtccaagatgtcacaaaagaccccacaacaacaacaacataaggTCAGtattcatgactccaccatgaGAAAGAGTccgggcaaaaatggcctgagcaaaaagaatataaaggcttgtctcagatttgccagaaaacatcttgatgatcctcAAGACTTTttggaaaatactctgtggactgacgagacaaaagttgaactttttggaaggtgcgtcccattaaagtgaaagtgacgtgacgtacggctatgtacagtatggtgacccatactcagaatttgttctacGTGCGTTTAAtacatccaaagtgcacacacacaccgtgaacaaaatatggtggtggtagtgtgatggtctagggctgttttgctgcttcaggacccggaagacttgctgtgataaacgGAACCATGAACTCTGCTCTCTACcataaaatcctgaaggacaatgtgcggccatctgttcgtgacctcaagctgaagtgaacttgggttctgcagcaggacaacgatcaaacacacaccagcaagtccacctctgaatggctgaagaaaaaaaaaaagaagactttggagtggccgagtcaaagtcctgacccgAATCCTATTCaaatgctgtggcatgaccgtAAAAATCCGGTTCATGCTTGAAAaacctccaatgtggctgaatcaCAACGATTCTGCAAAGacgagtggaccaaaattcgtCCACAGGTCTGTAACAGACTtattgcaagttatcgcaaatgcttgattgcaggTCTTGATGCTAAGGGTGGACCAACCAGTTATTgggtttagggggcaaacactttttcacacagggccatgtagagTTGGATctagttttcccttaataataaaaaccttcatttaaacaCTGCATGTTATGTTTACTTGTGTTTCTCTTTGACCTAATATTTAAATTCGTCTGATCTGAAACATTTatgtgtgacaaacatgcaaataaatacaaaatcagtaagggggccaacactttttcacactacTGAagatatttttgttctttcccgatctctctcactcagcaacaacaacaacaaaaaataaactaaaaatgcaCATGAAACCTGGTGGTTTTTGCTAGATACCCGGTTGCCCATCATGATTTTACATTCTATATATTTCACCCCCTTCTCTTTGACAGCCATATGACCACAATCATGCCTGTAGTGGCCCCCTGTGTTGTTAAAGGTAAAAGGTCGAGTGTTCCCCTGTGGACAAGCCGTAGATTTATGGTTGGTGGACGTTCCTctgaaagaaacacacagacgGATGTTTGTGCTctctgcagtgtgtacagtgttaacATATGGGCTGTCCAGTACAGCATGCTGCAATATTATTGTAGCTATACACACCTATAGCAAATATTTGTTTAGCAGATATTAGCTTCTTCTGGACTGTTTGTAgcttattttttactatttaaataaagatttttgtttgttttgttgctgaATGAATCACAGCTGAGATTAGAAATGCACCGCATTGCATCTAGCTTTGCATCTGAAACTTTACTATTTTCAGCTTGTGTTAATTTTAAACCCATTACTCAAGGAGTGTGTGGCACGGTATAAACTGCTTCTGCTCTCTCACAAGCACTATAATGTAGGTAATGTAGGCTTTAGTTGCTCTATTACACAGCATCGGTAacgtgtggggattagtgatcattcagctacaggagcgttagtgagatcagacactgatggtgtaagagtgaggagttttggggttcagtcggtgttccagttcatgcccaaagtgttcagtggggttgagtcagagtcagggctctgtgcaggacactccagttcttccactacaacattaacacaccatgtccttatggagctcaggggcttagtgtacagggacattgtcatgcagGAACAGGATTTAGTTCCAATTAAAGGAACTTTAACATTACTGCATACAGAGTCTTTCTCTACAACAGTTTGAGCAAGAAGCACAAATTGGTCTAATGGAGCAGTAAAATAATGAATAGTGAATAAACATGGTAAATCTGTCAGTTGGACAAACTCATGAATTTATAAGGCAGTCAGTCTTGTATACAAGGCCAGCAGCTAAGTGAACTGTTTAGAAAGCCACTAAAACTCTACTAATTACAGTCATGGAAGGTGAGGAGATGCAGTGAGGCCAGGAGGTAGGTTACATCCAGATGAGAAGCAGGGTCATCGTAGAGGTGAGGATAATAACAGGCTGTTCTCACTGCCAGGATTTGCCGCAGGGTGCCAGGTGCAACATGGACCGGTAATTTCTTTTAACTAAATCACCCCTTTTTTCCGTCCTTTAGGTACGTGTACTGGACAGACTGGGGGGAGATCCCTAAGATTGAGAGGGCGGGTATGGATGGCACAAATCGAGCTGTGATCATCGACACCGATATCTACTGGCCTAACGGGCTCACCTTGGACTACAGCCAGCAGAAGCTTTACTGGGCCGACGCCAAATACAACTTTATTCATCGCTCCAATCTGGACGGCACAGGGAGGTAAGTCATGTGACATTCAGTGACCTTCATGTCCGGTGTCTCTATAACGGttgtttaatattacattttgaatgagatgcatgattgtgtgttcactgctgtggtGTTTGGTCACTCTCAGAGAAGTGGTAGTGAAGGGCGCTCTACCACACCCCTTCGCCCTAACGCTGTACGAAGACACACTCTTCTGGACTGACTGGAACACGCACTCGATCCACTCGTGCCAGAAGGAGAACGGGGAGGAGCACCGTGAGATCCACTCCAACATCTTCTCGCCCATGGACATCCACGTCTTCAGCCAAAAGAGACAGCTAATGGGTAAACCGATAACAACTTTTGTGGAGTTCTTTACACGATGAGCTTCCTgaacacactactgctgctttTAATAAAGGAGTGTAACGTATCGCACGGCAGCCCCGAGAGCCGCGGCTCACTGTAGCATGTGGGATCTTTTAGCGGCGTCTTTTGAAACAATGCACAAAGCTCTCATGGCTTGTTTGGTAATACAACTCTGCAGAGAGATGATTATGGCACAGTTACCTTTATGCCTCTCTGCACCACGGCCACACAATGGAGGCCCTGTTTGGACTGAATGCAGAGAATTTCTCATGGCTGAGAGAAAAGCCAGGGACATGCCCATAGCACTCGTCAGAGCgacacccccctccccccggtctccccccccctctccccctctctctctgtctctctttttctctctctctttctctcactctccctttcccaccccctctttctctctctttctctcttccccctctctctctccctctctctctctctctttcgctctctctctccctctctctttctctttttctctctctttctctcccctgtgtctttctctctctccttctctcactctctctccttctctcactctctttctcttcctctttctctcactctctctctccccctctctctttctctctcgctcccccctccttctctcacttagtgtgtgtgtttgttcgttCCCAGGTGCCACATACGTTTTATGAGAAATATGTTGCTAAATGTTTCCATTACTTTGCTTTACATAATTACACTCCTGCCAATCTGAATTTCTGCTTCATTCAAAAAGTCAGACTTGTAAGGGAGTTTCAGGCAACAGAGCACTTTAGAGCTTTAGTTATTTGTTCAGGACGAAGTGAAATCGGACTTTGCAAACcagctgtatttgtttttaacttAATGTGCTTACAGCTTTCTCTTAAACGCTTGAAAAGCTGCAGTGCTGATTGTGGGAACTAAGCAAAGAATGAGTTGGAAAATGCAGAGAGCTTAGACATACCTGCACATAAACATGCTGTACGTCGGTCCTGATGAAGACAGGACActtagtcttagtcttagtACTCACAAGTACttatttaaaatcaaattcTAAACAGCAGGTTTTATTCTCCACAATATCTCTCTCTTATGAGACGTTTGTGAAACCAGTGTGTCTTATTGGGTAAAGCAAAGACTTTTCTCCCAACTAAACTGAGTACAGTGAGcatcttagggcctttttacacctggtcacttcatgtgttttctctgatcccatagctatctgatttgtgaaaaattttctatttacattaggccacataaatgcgtctcggaaCACACCTTGGTGTATGCgcttttcagaatgcaatcaaaaagaagacgaaaaaactcgttacgacgtttatgctacaaaaaacagcgtttactgtttgctgcgttttcgctggcggcagcagcgcgttttaagccccgacgagacacctgggtgaaaggtcacctgtgagtgacgcacgtccgtttgggaggagtatagcgctgacctatgtggcttgaacaaccacattcatttacacctgtccagtttcatctgaaatgcgtcccagaccacctcctgaagaggttcgaaccatcggatttatatccgtctccaaaacgtttcggagggcatttagacctggtctttttaccatcggatagctatctgatcacagaaaatgcaggaagtgaccaggtgtaaaaaggccctttaGGTAGTGGAGGATGTGGCAGTACTACACGCTTCCCATTCAGAAATACATCTCAGATCTTTCCCTTCCTGAGCTCAATTAAAGAGTTTATGCTCAACACAGACCACCTCAGGAGAACCAGCATTACCTCATTCAGCTTTACAAGcgatctctctgtgtgtgtgtgtgtgtgtgtgtgtgtgtgtgtgtgtgtgtgtgtgtgtgtgtgtgtgtgtgtgtgtgtgtgtgtgtgtgtgtgtgagtttgtgtgaaaaGTGTTAACAGCTCATTGGACTGATTTACGTTCACTCACTTAACAGAAAGCCTTGAATACGTTTGGTACTTGTttagtttttaatgttttcctgCTTTAATGCtgcttaattaaaatgtttcctgTCACAGCTGTGAGACTGCAAGAAGCCTGTCGCTGGAGTTTGTTACAACAATCATTCAAGCTTTGACTGAAAAAAAGGTTTACGTAGCTCGGTCAGGGAAGCAAGAACGCGAGTCGATTTCGTCCGTTAatttaaaggtgcccttccacagggaggtgttaggtccatatgtgtttgtgtcgtgTCGGGAATGTGAACACGAACTGCTACGTAGAATTGatggagctcattactattcatgagctctcccacttgagaccacgcccacagaattcgtgtagctcagtgagtttcctatacagcaaggatggctggaCGTCAATATACccgaagaagccattctgccgtaattccaggtgattgtaaacaaagttcctctatcctaggctacttatttcgctgggtgaatgaatagtcatgctctcgtatcctagcggttagccaatcggggccaagcagcatagctcatttgaatattcatgagaactggcgcaaatcAAGCTGTCTTCCttcaggctttctataccacactagaatggcttgaaacaaggtgaCCAAGGcgttttttccacaaaaaacgttacagagtccatggtaaacttcagacattaccacaaaagtaatgaaatatgtGTTGCAGGGCACCTTTAAGCAGGAATAAACTAATTAAAGCTGTTTTTGGTGATCGTGATCTCAGTTACACTGCAATGTAAACGATGCCTTTAAACATTTTCAGAAATGCTGAGCCCACAATCAAGAACTCCTCTTTAAGCACGCATGCTTTTGGATATTCTTaaatgtgcgtttgtgtgtgtgtgtgcgtttgtgtgtgtgtgtgtgtgtgtgtgtgtgtgtgtgtgtgtgtgtgtgtgtgtgtgtgtgtgtgtgtgtgtgtgtgtgtgtgtgtgtgtttaggcatTAAGGCACATATTCCTGATTGCATTAATCGAGTGCCTGtaatctttgttttgtttttgtttttttacagatgTGTCGAGTCCATGTTCTGTGAAGAACGGTGGTTGTTCTCACCTGTGCCTGCTTTCTCCGGTGGAGCCATACCATCAGTGTGCCTGTCCCACCGGGGTACAGCTGCTGGAGGACAACAAGACCTGCCGAGATGGTGAGATGATTTCTACGTCGATttcaaacacactcaacacaccaTCTCTCTCATTTGGCTGTATCGCATTCCAATGAATATCCTTAAAACTTCACATGAATTATGAATTGCTCCGCGAGAAGCTTGTACGGGGCAGAAATCAATGAATAGTAAGAGTTTtctattttttgtgtttgataCAGAACAGAAAGGGAAGGAATTTCATTAAGTCCGTGTCTATTGTTTTGCCTCGTGATGCATCGTACAGAGACATGAATCACGTTGATTTACAGATGTTCCTTTGTGAGAATGGGGCTGAAATTCTGcaacttctcttttttctttcatattgcTGCCAAGTGTTTGCTTCTTTATATATGATATTAAATACTTCTATGTTGTAGAGTCTGTTAGTCTCTCTTCTGGTCCTCCTCTTCTCTTGTGCCTGGTAAAGGTGTGTTGGAGCTGTCCTGAGGTCTCTAtagcaacgtgtgtgtgtgtgtgtgtgtgtgtttgtttgttcaagCCCCTATAATCATAAAGGATCCATCAGAAGGTCACATGCTTCCAGGGCCATGCCCAAGTGACTGGGGCAAATTGTTCTGAGAAAGCTTTTTACTTGAAATCACTTGCTATATCTGTGTGAGCAGTGCTTTAATTTGTCCATGATTCATGTTATTTAGAGCCAGTGCAGGTTGAAGGCTTGTTTTTGGAGTAAGTAACAGCTCTGCTAAACCACTGAGCTAGTCCTGGGTTGTATTTCACACAGCTGCCTGCTCACACTGCTGTGGTGGCTGAACATTAGTTATccacagtgttgtaatgtaacggagtacaaatacttcgttaccgtacttaagtagaaatgtcacgtatctgtactttacttcgctatttaaattgaTGTCAActatcacttttactccactacatttcctagataaaatgtatactcttacaccgttatattcccaccaagcatcttcgttactcgttactacaaaataaaatcagaagaaatgtgtgtgactgcaataagggaggtttggcgaatcactgctcctagattgcattacgcacgtccgtGCGCGCTACGGAGAAGCTCAGGCACGTGCAGCGTGCACGCGTGGTCAGAGCTGGGGAGTTTATTCGGCTGAAAGCCTCAAATACGGcaatcaaaagcagtgaaatttcactattcttattaccagagttgtagcacaaacaaaaaatttatgcaaacaatccattcaatactaaataaacataacatttattgatttgttatttgtcttgtgaatatttctatttattaatgactgcattcattggacacactgtttgtagagaatgcacacatccatgaactgatctgattcaagactggcatcattacatcatgcataaaattttggtgtccacttttgccatttaataataccataacttttggcttactatgtagtcatataatatataatataatactcttcttgttttaaattctcactgagggctaaaacccctaaagatgaaaccctagaaccgcccctgctcttatgcctaccgaaaatcactgaaattaaaaatacttaagtaaattaaatatcagaaaatgacttttgatacttaagtacagtaaatatcagatactttaagtacttttacttgagtaatattctaaaaggtgactttcacttctaccaaagtctttttctagtgcgatacttgtacttttactcgagtattgctttctaatactttatacaacactggttatCCAGTTATATTGCAGTTGTGTTTACTTTAGGCATCTTTCTAAAAATGTGCCCTTGTTCTTCAGAGAAAGAGCttgtaggtaaaaaaaaaaaaacctggatgCGGGAAAGTTCTGGAAGAATAACACTGtgtaaaaatatcattaataataattatcccCTGATTCTTCTTTCAGAAGCAACAAAGCTGCTGCTTCTGGCACGCCGCACAGACCTGCGGCGCATCTCGCTGGACACGCCTGACTTTACTGACATCGTATTGCATGCTGAAGACATCCGGCACGCCATCGCCATCGATTACGACCCCGTAGACGGCCACGTCTATTGGACAGATGATGAAGTGCACGCGATCCGCCGCTCCCGGTTAGACGGCAGCGACACACAGCTGCTCGTCACCTCGCAAGTGAATCACCCAGACGGCATCGCTGTGGACTGGATCGCACGCAACCTTTACTGGACCGACACAGGCACTGATCGCATCGAAGTGACGCGTCTCAACGGTACCATGAGGAAGATCTTGATTTCTGAGGAGCTGGATGAGCCTAGGGCTATCGTCCTAGATCCTGTCTCAGGGTGCGTCTCTTTATTTGTGCAAAACAAGCATGTTCTGGTCACCAAAgccagactgtgtgtgtatcctcACTCAGGAACATGTTTACTCTTGTAGTTACATTACTGAGTGCACAAAATAACACCTACACTCAAGCAACTTTGTACCTGTAGTGCCGTGGTATTGAGTGCAGTCATCATTTATGAACtactgtgctctctctctctctctctctctctctctctctctctctctctctctctctctctctctctctctctctctatctatctatctctctcttgctgtctggTTCTGGTTCTCATCTCTCTGTTGCTGAGCAACGGTCTCCATGGCTGCATAGTGCGTCAGGTCATGATGGCTAGCAATAGTGGACATCTCTCTCTAGTGAGAACTAATGTAGGAAAACCACAGAAGTCATGTGAAATCAGCCTTACTTAAGAACCTCTGGCCGCTTTTTTGCCGTTCCGCCCGTGTGGTCAATTATGGCGCTCTCAATAAATGCTTGGAGAAAATTTGCCGTAAAAAAATACgtcaaaatacaaaaaaaaaaaaaaaaaaaaaaaaaaaaaggagaacatGAAGAAGATGTGAGACTCAGGAAGACTTGGCAGTTCATCCAGATAAGGCTCCAGTTTAAtgagcagtattttttttactgtatggttttaacat encodes the following:
- the LOC125139616 gene encoding low-density lipoprotein receptor-related protein 6-like; its protein translation is MKSREKKKNKRGNGSRNMGAVLRTLFLCTFCLQIRAVPLLLYANRRDLRLVDAAQGRSANATVVVSGLEDAAAVDFVYSNGLIYWSDVSEEAIKRAVFNGSGSGAQSTVVSGLASPDGLACDWLGSKLYWTDSETNRVEVAELDGTLRKVLFWQDLDQPRAISLDPSRGYVYWTDWGEIPKIERAGMDGTNRAVIIDTDIYWPNGLTLDYSQQKLYWADAKYNFIHRSNLDGTGREVVVKGALPHPFALTLYEDTLFWTDWNTHSIHSCQKENGEEHREIHSNIFSPMDIHVFSQKRQLMDVSSPCSVKNGGCSHLCLLSPVEPYHQCACPTGVQLLEDNKTCRDEATKLLLLARRTDLRRISLDTPDFTDIVLHAEDIRHAIAIDYDPVDGHVYWTDDEVHAIRRSRLDGSDTQLLVTSQVNHPDGIAVDWIARNLYWTDTGTDRIEVTRLNGTMRKILISEELDEPRAIVLDPVSGCVSLFVQNKHVLVTKARLCVYPHSGTCLLL